The following proteins come from a genomic window of Flavobacterium crocinum:
- a CDS encoding SusC/RagA family TonB-linked outer membrane protein, producing the protein MKLNLQPKKPYKNLGEKIPRFNFSNYLNVFAVLFMLFCSFSAQAQNVTINFKDASLETVLKEVAKQANYEVLYTQKMLKDAKPVTINVKNSTLKEALNKIFSGQNLKYNLANQTIVVAASSKEKTESLGNEQIRVSGKVTNNKNEPFPGVTVTLSGTNRTSITDFDGGFIFDNVPSNGILECSGLTIETKSIAINGRNTFTIIVEDKIAAMKEVVVTGYQTIARSNFTGAISKIDEKTLNENINSNLSGAIEGRVAGLMFQKNPSGIGSDQPILRGIGTFSSDQVGYSPLVVIDGLPTELTLDEINPYDIESVDVLKDAAAASIYGSRAANGIIVLTTKKGNGKLKVTINSDFFISDKPNLRDMNYASTSDMIDFEQAVYNRERARFADTATMFSSYGDIGNSNPKYYSPLYQLNRNLEEGKIDNATYSSTLAQWRKNDYNKDYRDNVWQKEFRQRYNVAFSGSTTKQNTYVSLNYDKSLGRIKYNEGRNFNLYAKSSFQVNNWLNATFGVNGTYSNDDVTEFDLGNYDIQKRYERITDDNGNLVQSSFASIRDGFTSGGALNPAMVEKLAGLSGFKSTNFNVLDALREGIEEQNSLSLRTFANIKAKLWKGLSYSTQFQYEVRKNDKEQYLDVNSYRMRSAINALTGYNPTTNAYTYVDGFSTGGRYMQTSSQASNYSFRNQLDFNQEFAEGKHSVNALVGTEMRETFVPRSIEQLRYGYDPVTLSSAVLNNLALSQTGVSSYIFGSNRTLAALGRTQKEILHRYFSIFSTASYTYLSKYNITGSYRVDKADLFGVDPKYKNRPLWSAGLGWNISNEDFMKEVKWVSMLKLRSTYGINGNVDQSTTPYITATRRNDNLYQSLQYTNITAQPNPMLRWEKTQSTNIGVDYSLFRAKLNGTIDVYRKYSSDLLATTDLDPTVGALSRRINAGALLNKGIEFSAGSEWYNNGSFRINSNLVFAFNKTTVKKVTRAEARASEYVSSPSNYFLEGELFNSLYAYQYGGMVNGYPYVLDESGNPSITFDANGNPVSTSIKTITNPDALVNMGTLMPTYTGSLSQRFSYKQFDLNFLFVFSGGNVMRKETIDMSSDAVNLSGITDRYTDTNKNGNTRLFVDFDESVRNYAPTISSQWRYSTANVVDGDYIKLRNISLGYNIPKAFATRMNITSAKFTFQMNNIWYWSAAGNRIDPEVYTANSGTRNLPLPKTYLFGFNLTL; encoded by the coding sequence ATGAAATTAAATTTACAACCAAAAAAACCTTACAAAAATCTTGGAGAAAAGATTCCCAGATTTAATTTTTCCAATTATTTAAATGTTTTTGCTGTGCTTTTTATGCTGTTTTGCAGTTTTTCAGCGCAGGCACAAAATGTTACGATTAATTTTAAAGACGCATCACTTGAAACGGTACTGAAAGAAGTGGCAAAACAAGCGAATTACGAAGTTTTGTACACGCAAAAAATGCTAAAAGATGCTAAGCCAGTTACTATTAACGTTAAGAATTCTACATTAAAAGAAGCTTTAAATAAAATTTTCAGCGGTCAGAATTTAAAATACAATTTGGCTAATCAGACGATTGTTGTAGCAGCTTCCTCAAAAGAAAAAACAGAAAGCTTGGGAAACGAGCAAATCCGCGTAAGCGGAAAAGTTACAAATAATAAAAATGAGCCATTTCCTGGTGTTACTGTAACTTTATCAGGGACAAATAGAACAAGCATAACCGATTTTGATGGTGGTTTTATTTTTGACAATGTACCTTCTAACGGAATTTTGGAATGTTCAGGATTAACAATTGAAACCAAGTCTATTGCTATTAATGGCCGAAATACTTTTACGATTATTGTTGAAGACAAAATTGCGGCTATGAAAGAAGTAGTCGTTACTGGTTATCAGACTATTGCTAGAAGTAATTTTACTGGTGCAATTTCTAAAATTGATGAGAAAACGTTAAACGAAAACATCAACTCCAATTTATCAGGTGCGATAGAAGGACGTGTTGCGGGTTTGATGTTTCAAAAGAATCCAAGCGGCATTGGTTCAGATCAGCCTATATTAAGAGGTATTGGTACTTTTTCATCTGATCAAGTTGGCTACAGTCCGCTTGTGGTAATAGATGGTTTGCCAACAGAGTTGACTTTAGATGAAATTAATCCGTATGATATTGAAAGTGTGGATGTTCTTAAAGATGCTGCAGCGGCTTCTATTTATGGTTCAAGAGCGGCAAATGGTATTATTGTTTTAACAACTAAAAAAGGAAATGGTAAATTAAAAGTTACGATCAACTCTGATTTCTTTATTTCAGATAAACCGAATCTTAGAGATATGAACTACGCTTCAACCAGCGATATGATTGACTTTGAGCAAGCGGTTTACAATAGAGAAAGAGCCAGATTTGCTGATACAGCTACCATGTTTAGCAGTTATGGAGATATTGGAAACAGCAATCCTAAATATTATAGTCCGCTTTATCAGTTAAATAGGAATCTGGAAGAGGGGAAAATAGACAATGCAACTTATAGCAGTACTCTAGCACAATGGAGAAAGAACGATTATAATAAAGATTATCGTGATAATGTTTGGCAGAAAGAATTCAGACAGCGTTACAATGTTGCATTTTCAGGTAGTACCACGAAGCAGAATACTTATGTGTCACTTAATTATGATAAATCATTAGGTCGTATTAAATACAATGAAGGTCGTAATTTTAATCTTTATGCTAAAAGCAGTTTTCAGGTAAACAACTGGTTAAATGCTACTTTTGGAGTAAATGGAACTTATAGTAATGATGATGTTACGGAATTTGATCTTGGCAATTATGATATTCAAAAAAGATACGAGCGTATTACAGACGATAACGGAAATTTAGTACAATCGTCATTTGCATCAATTAGAGACGGTTTTACTTCTGGTGGCGCTCTTAATCCGGCCATGGTCGAAAAATTAGCTGGTTTAAGTGGTTTTAAATCAACGAATTTTAATGTTTTAGATGCACTTAGAGAAGGTATTGAAGAACAAAATTCATTGAGTTTAAGAACCTTCGCTAATATAAAAGCAAAATTATGGAAAGGTTTAAGTTATAGTACACAATTTCAGTACGAAGTAAGAAAAAATGACAAGGAACAGTATCTTGATGTTAATTCTTATAGAATGCGTTCTGCAATCAATGCGCTAACGGGTTATAATCCAACTACAAATGCATACACTTATGTTGACGGTTTCTCAACCGGAGGAAGATATATGCAGACAAGTTCTCAAGCAAGTAATTATTCTTTTAGAAATCAATTAGATTTTAATCAAGAATTTGCAGAAGGCAAACACTCTGTTAATGCTTTGGTTGGTACTGAAATGCGCGAAACTTTCGTTCCAAGATCTATCGAACAATTGCGATATGGTTATGATCCTGTTACACTTAGTTCTGCAGTATTAAATAATCTTGCACTAAGCCAGACAGGAGTTTCTAGCTATATATTTGGCAGCAACAGAACGTTGGCGGCTTTGGGACGAACGCAGAAGGAAATATTACACCGTTACTTTTCAATTTTTAGTACTGCAAGTTATACGTATTTATCTAAATATAACATTACAGGAAGTTATCGTGTTGATAAAGCCGATTTGTTTGGAGTGGATCCAAAATACAAAAACCGCCCATTATGGTCTGCAGGTTTAGGATGGAACATCAGCAATGAAGATTTTATGAAAGAAGTAAAATGGGTAAGTATGCTGAAATTGAGATCTACTTATGGTATTAACGGAAACGTAGATCAAAGCACTACACCTTATATAACTGCTACGAGAAGAAATGATAACTTATATCAGTCTTTACAATATACCAATATCACTGCTCAGCCTAATCCAATGTTGAGATGGGAAAAAACACAAAGTACCAATATTGGTGTAGATTATAGTTTGTTCCGTGCTAAATTAAATGGTACTATTGATGTGTATCGTAAATATAGCAGCGATTTATTAGCAACTACAGATCTTGATCCTACTGTTGGAGCATTGTCAAGAAGAATCAATGCTGGAGCACTGTTGAATAAAGGTATAGAATTTAGCGCTGGTTCTGAATGGTATAATAATGGCAGTTTCCGTATTAATTCGAATTTGGTTTTTGCCTTCAATAAAACGACAGTTAAAAAAGTAACAAGAGCTGAAGCTAGAGCTTCTGAATACGTTTCTTCGCCAAGTAATTACTTTTTAGAAGGTGAATTGTTCAATAGTTTATATGCTTACCAATATGGAGGAATGGTAAATGGTTACCCTTATGTTTTGGATGAAAGTGGAAATCCATCGATTACTTTTGATGCTAATGGAAATCCAGTTTCGACAAGCATAAAAACAATTACTAATCCAGATGCTTTAGTAAATATGGGAACTTTAATGCCAACTTACACAGGTTCATTGTCACAGCGTTTTTCATATAAACAATTCGATTTAAACTTCTTGTTTGTTTTCTCTGGAGGAAATGTAATGCGTAAAGAAACTATCGATATGAGTTCTGATGCTGTAAACCTTTCTGGTATCACAGACCGTTACACTGACACAAACAAAAATGGAAATACTCGTTTATTTGTAGATTTTGACGAAAGTGTTAGAAATTATGCACCAACTATAAGCAGTCAATGGAGATATTCAACTGCAAATGTTGTAGATGGCGATTATATTAAACTAAGAAACATTTCATTAGGATATAATATTCCAAAAGCTTTTGCAACTCGAATGAATATTACATCGGCAAAATTTACTTTTCAAATGAATAATATCTGGTATTGGAGTGCTGCTGGAAATCGTATTGATCCTGAAGTTTATACAGCTAATTCTGGTACACGTAATTTACCATTGCCAAAAACATACCTATTTGGTTTTAATCTTACTCTTTAA